From Marinobacter alexandrii, one genomic window encodes:
- a CDS encoding helix-hairpin-helix domain-containing protein has product MKQWFSIVLLSACFLVSAQNEEIDLEVFAERLFQIQDEDVSYEDIYESLLLYYSNKLNVNTVEPEELASLYILNPAQLSNFFTYRDRFGNLLSIHELQAVPEMNLETIRLLLPFITVKESSADTRPILQRILTEDNNYFLLRYTRRLEEQLGYTPALPLDTTFIRGENNAIIDTVTSEPTRYKGSPNKIYGRFRTSHRGDFSLGFTFEKDNGEQFSFDNGQNGFDFYSYHLLLENKFGFDKIMLGDFQLQVGQGLVFGAGFNAGKGAETVNTAKRNTLGIRPYTSVLEFGFFRGAGITKSFGDFEFSVFYSKLKQDGNVQSDTTFSDFDEFVNSIQNTGFHRTSRELATKNQVEEESIGVFIQYRPHRRFSFGLSGLNSHYSRPLQRKPNNYNQFEFKGDHNYITSAYLNYTWQNFSFFSETARSKSGGIGAVGGLVASLSRTIDIAMVLRNYDRDFHSFYGNSFSENSRNINEKGTYWGLSITPNRRHKVNIYYDRFEFPWLRFRTEAPSVGQEWLARYSHFPSRQVTLYAQIRQQKRQVTLPSDNLNILADQIKRNYIFNVDYELRPWLKLKTKVQSSTQNEGGEFTKGFAIIQDVNFKVWKLKFNTRMALFETDDFDNAQYVYESDVLYAFSIPAYNGSGIRTYAMVRYDPMRNISIWIRYAQTTFPGAAGITNIIGSSLDSSIGDTASEIKAMLRVKF; this is encoded by the coding sequence ATGAAGCAATGGTTTTCCATAGTATTGCTCTCAGCCTGCTTTCTGGTATCAGCACAGAATGAAGAAATTGATCTTGAAGTGTTTGCCGAGCGGTTATTTCAAATTCAAGATGAAGATGTTTCCTACGAGGATATTTATGAGTCGTTACTCCTTTATTACAGCAATAAGCTCAATGTAAATACAGTCGAGCCAGAAGAACTTGCATCATTATATATTCTCAATCCTGCTCAATTATCTAATTTTTTTACGTACCGAGATAGGTTCGGAAACCTGTTATCCATCCATGAACTGCAAGCTGTACCAGAGATGAATCTGGAAACCATCAGGCTCCTTCTTCCATTCATCACTGTTAAAGAATCATCTGCAGATACTCGACCAATCCTTCAAAGGATACTTACAGAAGACAATAACTATTTTCTTCTTAGGTATACTCGGCGACTAGAGGAGCAGCTAGGTTATACGCCGGCATTACCTCTGGACACAACATTTATTCGTGGTGAAAACAATGCTATCATCGATACAGTAACTTCCGAGCCAACCAGATACAAGGGGTCTCCCAATAAAATCTATGGACGATTCAGAACTAGTCATCGAGGTGATTTCAGTCTTGGATTCACTTTCGAAAAAGACAATGGTGAGCAGTTTAGTTTCGATAATGGGCAAAACGGGTTTGATTTTTATTCGTACCACTTACTTCTAGAAAATAAGTTTGGGTTCGATAAGATCATGTTGGGTGATTTTCAATTACAAGTTGGTCAAGGGCTAGTTTTTGGAGCGGGTTTCAATGCCGGAAAAGGCGCAGAAACCGTGAACACAGCCAAAAGAAACACGCTCGGCATACGACCATATACATCTGTCTTAGAATTTGGATTTTTTAGAGGAGCAGGAATAACCAAGAGTTTTGGGGATTTTGAATTTTCAGTATTTTACTCAAAACTGAAACAAGATGGAAACGTTCAATCCGACACCACTTTTTCAGATTTTGATGAATTTGTTAATTCCATTCAAAACACTGGATTTCATCGAACTTCCCGAGAGCTGGCAACCAAAAATCAGGTTGAAGAGGAGTCAATTGGGGTTTTTATACAGTATCGTCCACATAGAAGATTCTCTTTTGGCCTTTCTGGTCTCAACAGTCACTATAGTCGTCCACTACAACGCAAGCCAAATAATTACAATCAGTTTGAATTCAAGGGAGATCATAATTACATCACTTCCGCCTACCTAAATTATACATGGCAAAATTTCTCCTTTTTTAGCGAAACTGCCAGATCAAAAAGCGGAGGAATTGGAGCTGTTGGAGGGTTAGTGGCCAGTCTATCCAGAACGATTGATATCGCAATGGTCTTACGAAATTACGATCGTGACTTCCACTCGTTTTACGGAAATTCTTTTTCGGAAAATTCGAGAAACATCAATGAAAAAGGTACCTACTGGGGCTTATCTATCACCCCTAATAGACGTCACAAAGTCAATATTTATTACGATCGGTTTGAATTCCCTTGGTTAAGATTTCGTACGGAAGCTCCATCAGTAGGTCAGGAGTGGCTAGCTAGGTACTCTCATTTTCCTTCCAGACAAGTTACACTGTATGCCCAAATTCGCCAGCAAAAGAGGCAAGTCACCTTACCGAGCGATAACTTAAACATCCTTGCAGATCAGATCAAACGAAATTATATTTTCAATGTAGATTATGAACTTAGGCCATGGCTGAAATTAAAAACCAAAGTCCAAAGCAGCACACAAAACGAAGGAGGAGAATTCACGAAAGGCTTTGCCATTATACAGGATGTAAATTTCAAAGTATGGAAACTGAAATTCAATACCCGGATGGCATTGTTTGAAACAGATGATTTCGATAATGCTCAATATGTCTACGAAAGTGACGTCCTCTATGCATTTTCCATTCCGGCATACAATGGTTCAGGAATCAGGACTTATGCGATGGTTCGATACGATCCTATGAGGAACATCTCGATATGGATAAGATATGCCCAAACAACTTTTCCCGGTGCTGCAGGAATAACCAACATTATTGGCTCGTCTTTGGATTCTTCAATTGGGGATACGGCCTCAGAAATAAAAGCGATGCTACGGGTTAAATTCTGA
- a CDS encoding mechanosensitive ion channel domain-containing protein: protein MKELWENIVSFLTQLGELFTTNLFNLGKSEISLGTIIYFLLSFIILTFVAKRFRNLLVNKILVKANMEKGARNSIGLITRVMVMFIGAIFIIQSAGIDMSSLSLLAGALGVGIGFGLQNITDNFISGIIILFEKPIKVGDRIVVGDIEGDVINISVRATTILTNENVSIIVPNSEFISSRVINWSHNDRNIRFDIPVGVSYKEDPEDVKEVLMKVAEENDHVLKFPEPHVFFDEFGDSSLNFTLAIWTSTHTDKPRRLKTELYFSIFEKFKEKGIEIPFPQRDIYIKSNVEPTPQQK, encoded by the coding sequence TTGAAAGAACTCTGGGAAAATATTGTTTCGTTTCTTACCCAACTAGGTGAGCTTTTCACTACCAACCTTTTCAATTTAGGAAAGAGTGAAATCAGTCTGGGAACCATCATCTACTTCCTCCTTAGTTTCATAATCCTAACATTCGTTGCAAAAAGATTTAGAAACCTCCTGGTAAATAAAATATTGGTTAAAGCCAATATGGAAAAAGGTGCCAGAAACTCCATTGGACTGATAACCCGTGTGATGGTTATGTTTATTGGCGCAATTTTCATCATTCAAAGCGCAGGGATAGACATGAGTTCTTTGAGTCTATTAGCTGGTGCTCTTGGTGTCGGTATTGGCTTTGGATTACAAAATATAACTGACAATTTCATATCTGGAATTATTATCTTATTTGAAAAACCAATTAAAGTAGGAGATAGAATTGTGGTTGGAGATATTGAAGGAGATGTGATCAATATCTCAGTTCGAGCGACAACCATTCTCACAAATGAAAATGTTTCTATCATCGTTCCTAACTCCGAATTTATTTCATCCCGTGTTATAAATTGGAGTCACAATGATCGCAATATACGCTTTGACATTCCTGTAGGGGTTAGCTACAAAGAAGACCCTGAAGATGTGAAAGAAGTACTCATGAAGGTAGCTGAGGAAAATGATCATGTATTAAAATTTCCTGAGCCCCATGTATTTTTCGACGAGTTTGGGGATAGCTCTCTAAACTTTACACTTGCAATCTGGACTTCAACCCATACAGATAAACCGAGGAGATTGAAGACTGAATTGTATTTCTCCATTTTTGAGAAGTTCAAAGAAAAGGGAATAGAAATTCCATTCCCTCAACGTGATATCTATATAAAATCTAACGTAGAACCTACGCCGCAGCAGAAGTAG
- a CDS encoding sterol desaturase family protein, protein MPEFNVGDNMIYIFPILLLFMVVEYVLAKKDYELKDSLAGFGIALGAAFISFFSKAFTVAVIFQGIFEFFEPIREQYLGYTTIGWAWWAWILAIVADDFNFYWHHRLSHTVRVLWAAHVPHHSSKNYNFAVSIRNGWFITFYKPIFWLWMACIGFEPIMIGSALIVNATYQYFLHTKHVGSLGFLGKIFNNPHVHAVHHSSNVEYLDKNHGGILLIWDHIFGTWQNTIKGVEPKYGILSPPNTYNPIKLNTHIFEDIIHDVRKAKSFKEAMMYIFGPPGWSPDNSSLTVKQIQRGEVAKGEEASTSAAA, encoded by the coding sequence ATGCCTGAGTTTAATGTAGGAGATAATATGATCTATATATTTCCGATACTACTACTTTTTATGGTAGTGGAATATGTTTTAGCCAAAAAGGATTACGAATTGAAAGATTCACTTGCCGGGTTTGGCATTGCACTTGGAGCGGCTTTCATCTCCTTTTTCTCTAAAGCTTTTACAGTAGCGGTTATATTTCAAGGCATTTTCGAATTTTTCGAACCGATAAGGGAACAATACCTTGGTTACACGACTATTGGATGGGCCTGGTGGGCTTGGATTTTAGCTATAGTGGCAGATGATTTTAATTTTTACTGGCATCACAGATTAAGCCACACAGTACGAGTTTTATGGGCTGCTCATGTTCCTCATCATTCTTCGAAGAATTACAACTTTGCAGTGAGTATACGTAATGGATGGTTTATCACATTCTATAAACCAATATTTTGGCTATGGATGGCATGTATTGGTTTTGAGCCTATCATGATCGGTTCAGCATTGATTGTAAATGCTACATACCAATATTTTTTACACACGAAGCACGTAGGTTCTTTAGGTTTTTTAGGAAAAATATTTAATAACCCGCATGTGCATGCGGTGCATCATTCTAGTAATGTTGAATACCTGGATAAAAATCATGGAGGTATTTTGCTGATTTGGGATCATATTTTTGGAACGTGGCAAAATACTATCAAAGGGGTTGAGCCAAAGTATGGAATACTTAGCCCACCAAATACATACAATCCTATTAAGTTAAATACACATATTTTCGAAGACATCATTCATGATGTGAGAAAGGCAAAAAGCTTTAAAGAGGCTATGATGTACATCTTTGGCCCTCCAGGATGGAGTCCTGATAATAGTTCACTTACTGTGAAACAGATACAAAGAGGAGAAGTAGCGAAAGGCGAAGAAGCTTCTACTTCTGCTGCGGCGTAG
- a CDS encoding DUF3078 domain-containing protein translates to MRLKLSILITLFSTFLLAQNTNNADTTYWRIGGVGALTFSQVSLTNWAAGGQNSVSINSNFGIFANRVKGRGKWENSMDLAYGLVKQGEASFTKSDDLINIVTKYSYKINKDNGKWFYSTIMDFRTQFYEGLDEEGTFISDFMAPGYLTVGLGISYDPSEKLSFSYKPLTGKFTFVNNQELADQGAYGVDPGKNSRAEFGSFFRAKYKNDIFESKLELFTGYTENVGEIDVNWQNALVLQLTKVLSTNVFTQLIYDEDILIAGDDGETKARVQFKSVLGVGLTYQFGKQKKQ, encoded by the coding sequence ATGAGACTTAAACTTTCGATTCTAATCACCCTTTTTTCAACATTTTTATTAGCTCAAAATACGAACAATGCTGATACTACTTATTGGCGAATAGGTGGGGTAGGAGCACTTACTTTCTCGCAAGTTTCCCTAACCAATTGGGCTGCCGGGGGACAAAATTCTGTATCCATAAATTCAAACTTTGGCATTTTCGCTAACCGCGTAAAAGGAAGAGGGAAATGGGAAAACTCCATGGATCTCGCCTATGGCTTGGTAAAACAGGGAGAAGCAAGCTTTACTAAATCTGATGACCTAATAAACATTGTGACTAAGTATAGTTATAAGATAAATAAAGATAATGGGAAATGGTTCTATAGTACAATAATGGATTTCAGGACTCAATTTTATGAAGGACTTGATGAAGAGGGTACTTTCATTTCGGATTTTATGGCACCAGGGTACCTGACGGTCGGACTTGGTATTTCATACGACCCAAGTGAAAAATTAAGTTTTTCTTATAAGCCCCTTACAGGAAAATTCACTTTCGTAAATAATCAAGAATTAGCCGATCAAGGTGCATATGGTGTAGACCCTGGCAAGAACTCACGAGCAGAGTTCGGTTCCTTCTTTAGAGCTAAATACAAGAACGATATTTTTGAAAGTAAGCTCGAACTATTTACCGGATATACAGAGAATGTAGGGGAGATTGATGTGAACTGGCAAAATGCATTGGTTCTTCAGTTAACCAAAGTATTGTCAACTAATGTATTTACTCAGTTGATCTATGATGAGGATATTTTAATTGCTGGAGATGACGGAGAAACGAAAGCAAGAGTGCAATTTAAGAGTGTACTTGGTGTAGGCCTTACCTATCAATTCGGAAAGCAGAAAAAACAATAA
- a CDS encoding AMP-binding protein, translated as MDKQPWHDSYPEGVRTEINPDSYQSIPEMVNEKISEYQDLVAFENMGKEITFSELGQSIDQFASYLQNHTNLKQGDRIAIQMPNLLQYPVALYGALKAGMVVVNTNPLYTPSEMLHQFNDSGVKAIVIVENFACNLEEIIKETQIETVILTKIGDMIGGLKGSIVNFVVKNIKKMVPPFSLPAAISFKDVLKAGAEKPVSKVDIEGSKLAFLQYTGGTTGVSKGAMLTHRNVIANIEQVCEWMLHGGLVERKEIFITALPMYHIFALTCNALMTVRIGARNVLVTNPRDMKAFLKDLGRHKWTILTGVNTLFNGLLNQPSFKNLDFSKVKFSFAGGMALQKFVADKWFDVTGTPVSEGYGLTETSPVLTANPLRRDAETGYIGMPIPSTEVIIIDDDGNEVKTGERGELCARGPQVFQGYWNRPEETKNCFHKDWFKTGDIAVLDEKGFFKIVDRKKEMILVSGFNVYPNEIEDCIALHDKVLEVGVIGVPDKKSTEAVKVYIVKADASLTEEEVIEHCKEHLTGYKRPKYVSFIDELPKSNVGKILRRILKENDLKTNTYD; from the coding sequence ATGGATAAACAACCTTGGCACGATAGCTACCCAGAAGGCGTACGCACTGAGATAAACCCTGATAGTTACCAATCAATACCGGAAATGGTGAACGAGAAGATCAGTGAATATCAAGATTTGGTAGCTTTTGAAAATATGGGGAAGGAGATTACCTTTTCTGAACTAGGTCAATCTATAGATCAATTTGCTTCTTATCTGCAAAATCATACGAACCTGAAGCAGGGAGATCGTATCGCAATCCAGATGCCTAACTTACTTCAATACCCAGTGGCACTGTATGGTGCTTTAAAGGCGGGAATGGTAGTGGTGAATACGAATCCACTTTATACACCTAGTGAGATGCTTCATCAATTCAATGATTCAGGAGTAAAAGCAATTGTGATCGTCGAAAACTTTGCGTGTAATCTGGAAGAGATTATCAAAGAGACACAAATTGAGACTGTTATCTTAACCAAGATAGGAGACATGATTGGTGGACTAAAAGGGAGCATAGTCAACTTTGTTGTCAAGAATATAAAGAAAATGGTTCCTCCTTTTAGCCTTCCAGCTGCCATATCTTTTAAAGATGTATTGAAAGCAGGGGCTGAAAAGCCCGTTTCCAAAGTGGATATTGAAGGCTCTAAACTAGCTTTTCTTCAGTACACTGGGGGTACCACTGGAGTGTCTAAAGGAGCCATGCTTACGCATAGGAATGTGATTGCCAATATTGAACAAGTTTGTGAATGGATGCTACATGGGGGGCTCGTGGAGAGAAAGGAGATTTTTATCACGGCACTTCCAATGTATCATATTTTTGCACTAACCTGTAATGCTTTGATGACTGTTCGGATTGGAGCCAGAAATGTTTTGGTTACAAACCCGAGGGATATGAAAGCATTCCTTAAAGATCTGGGAAGGCATAAATGGACCATACTCACAGGAGTTAATACGTTGTTCAATGGACTGTTGAATCAACCAAGCTTTAAAAATCTTGATTTTTCCAAAGTCAAATTTTCTTTTGCGGGAGGAATGGCTCTTCAAAAATTTGTGGCAGATAAGTGGTTTGATGTAACGGGTACTCCAGTGTCCGAGGGCTATGGCCTTACAGAGACATCACCAGTACTTACAGCTAATCCTCTGAGGAGAGATGCAGAAACAGGTTATATAGGTATGCCGATTCCTAGTACGGAGGTGATTATCATTGATGATGATGGTAATGAGGTGAAGACAGGGGAGCGTGGCGAACTTTGTGCTAGAGGACCTCAGGTCTTTCAAGGGTATTGGAATAGACCCGAAGAAACAAAAAACTGCTTTCATAAGGATTGGTTTAAGACAGGCGACATTGCTGTACTAGATGAGAAGGGATTTTTTAAAATAGTGGATAGGAAAAAGGAAATGATTCTGGTTTCCGGATTTAATGTCTATCCTAACGAGATTGAAGATTGTATTGCACTGCATGACAAAGTGCTGGAGGTTGGTGTTATTGGCGTTCCCGATAAAAAGTCTACTGAGGCAGTTAAGGTTTATATTGTAAAAGCAGATGCCAGCCTTACCGAAGAAGAAGTTATTGAGCATTGCAAAGAGCACCTAACAGGATATAAACGCCCTAAATATGTATCATTTATTGATGAACTACCCAAGTCTAATGTGGGCAAAATTCTAAGGAGAATTCTTAAAGAAAACGATTTAAAAACTAACACTTACGATTGA